A genomic window from Vigna radiata var. radiata cultivar VC1973A chromosome 2, Vradiata_ver6, whole genome shotgun sequence includes:
- the LOC106756321 gene encoding dnaJ protein homolog, translated as MFGRAPKKSDNTRYYEILGVSKNASQDDLKKAYKKAAIKNHPDKGGDPEKFKELAQAYEVLSDPEKREIYDQYGEDALKEGMGGGGGHDPFDIFSSFFGGGSPFGSGGSSRGRRQRRGEDVVHPLKVSLEDLYLGTSKKLSLSRNVICSKCSGKGSKSGASMKCAGCQGTGMKVSIRHLGPSMIQQMQHACNECKGTGETINDRDRCPQCKGEKVVQEKKVLEVIVEKGMQNGQKITFPGEADEAPDTITGDIVFVLQQKEHPKFRRKAEDLFVEHTLSLTEALCGFQFVLTHLDGRQLLIKSNPGEVVKPDSYKAINDEGMPMYQRPFMKGKLYLHFTVEFPDFLNPDQVKALEAVLPPKQPSQLTDMELDECEETTLHDVNMDEESRRRQQQAAQEAYEEDDDMPGGAQRVQCAQQ; from the exons ATGTTTGGGAGGGCACCAAAGAAGAGCGATAACACACGCTACTACGAAATCCTCGGCGTCTCCAAAAACGCTTCACAGGATGATTTGAAGAAGGCTTACAAGAAAGCTGCCATCAAGAATCACCCCGACAAGGGCGGTGATCCCGAGAAG TTTAAAGAGTTGGCTCAAGCTTATGAGGTTCTGAGTGATCCTGAGAAGCGTGAGATATATGATCAGTATGGTGAAGATGCGCTTAAGGAAGGAATGGGTGGTGGCGGTGGCCATGatccatttgatatattttcatctttctttGGCGGTGGGAGTCCTTTTGGATCAG GTGGTAGTAGTCGAGGTAGGAGACAGAGGCGCGGAGAAGATGTGGTTCACCCTCTCAAGGTCTCTCTAGAGGACCTTTACCTAGGGACTTCAAAGAAGCTGTCCCTCTCTAGAAATGTCATATGCTCCAAGTGCAGTGG CAAGGGTTCTAAATCCGGGGCTTCAATGAAGTGTGCTGGTTGTCAAGGAACTGGTATGAAGGTTTCTATAAGACACCTTGGTCCATCCATGATTCAACAAATGCAGCATGCTTGCAATGAATGTAAGGGTACTGGAGAAACTATCAATGATAGAGATCGCTGCCCACAATGCAAGGGAGAGAAGGTTGTGCAGGAGAAGAAAGTTCTTGAAGTAATTGTGGAAAAGGGGATGCAGAATGGGCAGAAGATTACATTCCCTGGTGAAGCTGATGAAGCG CCGGACACAATTACTGGGGATATTGTCTTTGTGCTTCAGCAGAAGGAGCATCCTAAATTCAGAAGAAAGGCTGAAGATCTTTTTGTTGAGCACACCTTGTCTCTCACTGAGGCTTTGTGTGGTTTCCAATTTGTCCTGACCCACTTGGATGGCCGTCAGCTTCTTATCAAATCAAATCCTGGGGAAGTTGTGAAACCTG ATTCATACAAGGCTATTAATGACGAGGGGATGCCCATGTACCAGAGGCCATTCATGAAGGGGAAGCTTTATCTTCACTTCACTGTGGAATTCCCAGATTTTCTAAATCCTGATCAGGTTAAGGCTTTGGAAGCCGTTCTGCCCCCAAAGCAGCCTTCTCAGTTAACAGACATGGAGCTGGACGAATGTGAGGAGACCACACTTCATGATGTCAATATGGATGAGGAGTCTAGGAGGAGGCAGCAACAAGCTGCTCAGGAAGCATATGAGGAGGATGATGATATGCCTGGTGGTGCACAGAGGGTACAGTGCGCCCAACAGTAA